One window of Scheffersomyces stipitis CBS 6054 chromosome 1, whole genome shotgun sequence genomic DNA carries:
- the CHS3 gene encoding chitin-UDP acetyl-glucosaminyl transferase 3 has translation MSFHRKSDSSNRSKYQEFDPESGELGRKRSLVRPERSRIDPDHPRYHYTQVTNQEAGHLKVLPSSTGLDPHSQTDHLSPTRSYQPANLNIYKTTGQSDEDEGIPLMDIHDSSPGGNDLKGGVEVFGLNDEINDEYNSPSKNKVISKPIRAPYVEEDDDKKSNIYFWKVYCYVITFWAPAPLLKLFGLKTKDRQFAWREKIGLISCILYIGTIVAYLTFGFTRTVCSNKQIRTRYNEVNSGTLVINGRAFDLSNSQHPKAAGISAGSNVLYPPINAGGMDASFLFQNVNGNCKNLIVPKENCSIPTNDDKELAWYMPCRLLNQDGSSQPNFTTEYYKGWACHTSSSAREAFYSLDVSGDVYFTWDDIRNNSRNLVVYSGNVLDLDLLNWIQTDDVDYPDLFNKLREDSTFRGHDISLVLTNPEERQAARCLSEVIKVGTIDSDTIGCIASSIVLVVSLIFILSVVVVKFIMACYFRWVISRKQGATEIDNKSMAQREKEIENWVDNPDTAIGNTIKTVPIKARANYKSAKTNRQSVFFKNSNRLSLAPTAELAQYYDNSDKLSKSFKYTTMTTQAALLGSSSKKNGLKTAGTRQSTLYLSEHGSSTDLLSRPVSAYNPFETFEDAYPMKTLSPDLIHPDVVPQPPVEYQPFGYPLAHAIVFVTCYSEDEDGIRTTLDSIATTDYPNSHKVIVVVCDGIIKGSGNDRTTPDILLDMMSEFAIPKDEVQPYSYVAVAQGSKRHNMARIYSGFYKYNDDTVPVEKQQRVPIVTIVKCGTPDEAGSPKPGNRGKRDSQIILMSFLQKIMFDERMTALEYQILMSIWRITGLMSELYEVVLMVDADTRVFPDSLTHMCAEMIKDPSIMGLCGETKIANKKQSWVTAIQVFEYYISHHQAKAFESVFGGVTCLPGCFSMYRIKTPKGSDGYWVPILANPDIVERYADNVVDTLHRKNLLLLGEDRFLTSLMLRTFPKRKQVFVPKAACKTVVPDKFKVLLSQRRRWINSTVHNLLELVLVKDLCGTFCFSMQFVIFIELIGTLVLPAAISFTVYVIVVAIISKPTPILSLVLLAIIFGLPGCLIVITVSSLSYIIYFFIYLFALPIWNFVLPTYAYWKFDDFSWGETRSVAGGDKGDHGSSTGKFDSSMITMKRWKEFERDRRNKESVGHTSNILPLPGATWDPSNSEKLLDETYSEGSGSGSLPGVPL, from the coding sequence ATGTCCTTCCATAGAAAGAGCGACAGCTCGAACAGATCCAAGTACCAGGAGTTCGATCCTGAGTCTGGCGAATTGGGCAGAAAGAGATCGCTTGTCAGACCTGAGAGATCTCGTATAGACCCTGACCATCCCAGATACCACTACACCCAGGTCACCAATCAGGAAGCTGGCCACTTGAAGGtgcttccttcttcaactggCCTAGACCCGCACCTGCAAACAGACCACTTGAGTCCCACCAGGTCGTACCAGCCTGCCAACTTAAACATATATAAGACGACTGGTCAGAGCGATGAAGACGAGGGCATACCCCTCATGGATATCCACGACTCATCGCCAGGTGGCAATGACTTGAAGGGTGGTGTAGAAGTGTTTGGTTTGAAcgatgaaatcaacgaCGAATACAACTCTCCGTCTAAGAACAAGGTAATTTCAAAACCAATCAGAGCTCCATATGTAGAggaagatgacgacaaGAAGAGTAACATCTATTTCTGGAAGGTGTACTGCTATGTCATCACGTTCTGGGCCCCAGCCccgttgttgaagttgtttgGATTGAAAACCAAGGATCGTCAATTTGCCTGGAGAGAAAAAATCGGTTTGATCTCGTGTATTCTCTACATCGGTACTATTGTTGCATATTTAACCTTTGGTTTCACCAGGACAGTTTGTTCTAACAAGCAAATCAGAACCAGATACAATGAAGTCAACAGCGGTACCTTGGTCATCAACGGTAGAGCCTTTGATTTATCGAATTCGCAACATCCAAAAGCCGCAGGTATTTCAGCAGGCTCTAATGTCCTTTATCCACCCATTAATGCCGGCGGTATGGATGCTTCGTTCCTTTTCCAGAATGTTAATGGTAACTGTAAGAACTTAATTGTTCCTAAAGAGAACTGTTCGATTCCAACCAATGACGATAAAGAGTTAGCTTGGTACATGCCTTGCCGTTTACTTAACCAGGATGGCTCTTCTCAGCCTAACTTCACCACAGAATACTACAAAGGTTGGGCTTGTCACACAAGTTCTTCTGCTAGAGAAGCATTCTACAGTTTGGATGTCAGCGGTGACGTCTACTTCACCTGGGATGACATCAGAAACAATTCCAGAAACTTGGTTGTCTACTCCGGAAATGTTCTAGATCTTGATTTGCTCAATTGGATTCAAACAGACGACGTCGATTATCCagatttgttcaacaagttgcGTGAAGACTCTACTTTCCGTGGCCATGATATATCTCTTGTCTTAACGAACCCGGAAGAAAGACAGGCCGCAAGATGTTTGAGTGAAGTCATCAAGGTTGGTACTATCGATTCCGATACCATTGGCTGTATTGCGTCCAGTATCGTTTTGGTGGTTTCgttgattttcattttgTCTGTCGTAGTTGTCAAGTTCATTATGGCTTGTTATTTCAGGTGGGTAATATCCAGAAAGCAAGGTGCTACTGAAATCGACAACAAGTCTATGGCTCAAAGAGAGAAGGAAATCGAAAACTGGGTGGACAACCCAGACACCGCTATCGGTAATACAATCAAAACTGTTCCTATTAAAGCAAGAGCTAACTACAAGAGTGCTAAGACTAACAGACAATCagtctttttcaagaacagcAACAGATTATCGTTGGCTCCCACTGCTGAATTGGCTCAATACTACGATAATTCTGATAAGTTGTCCAAATCTTTCAAGTACACTACCATGACTACGCAGGCTGCTTTGTTGGGACtgtcttcaaagaaaaaTGGATTGAAGACTGCCGGTACAAGACAGTCTACTCTCTACTTGTCGGAGCATGGTTCTTCTACAGACTTGTTGTCCAGACCAGTATCTGCTTACAACCCATTTGAAACCTTTGAAGATGCTTATCCAATGAAGACTTTATCTCCCGATCTCATTCACCCTGATGTTGTTCCTCAGCCTCCAGTAGAGTACCAACCATTTGGATATCCTTTGGCCCATGCCATAGTTTTCGTAACGTGTTActctgaagatgaggatGGTATCCGTACCACTTTGGACTCTATTGCAACTACCGACTACCCCAACTCTCACAAGGTGATAGTGGTTGTCTGTGATGGTATAATTAAGGGTTCTGGAAATGACAGAACAACTCCTGATATATTGTTGGACATGATGTCTGAATTTGCTATTCCAAAGGATGAAGTTCAGCCATACTCTTACGTAGCAGTTGCCCAAGGTAGTAAGCGTCATAACATGGCCAGGATCTATTCCGGTTTCTATAAGTATAACGACGATACTGTCCCAGTTGAAAAGCAACAAAGAGTTCCTATAGTTACAATTGTTAAGTGTGGAACCCCAGATGAAGCAGGCTCTCCAAAGCCTGGTAACAGGGGTAAGCGTGATTCCCAAATCATTTTGATGTCTTTCTTGCAGAAAATAATGTTTGATGAAAGAATGACTGCCTTGGAATACCAAATATTGATGAGCATCTGGAGAATAACAGGGTTGATGTCTGAATTGTATGAAGTAGTGTTGATGGTTGACGCTGATACCAGGGTTTTCCCAGACAGTTTAACACATATGTGTGCTGAAATGATCAAGGATCCTTCTATTATGGGATTGTGTGGGGAAACTAAGATTGCTAACAAGAAACAATCTTGGGTTACGGCAattcaagtctttgagTACTATATTTCTCATCACCAAGCCAAGGCTTTTGAATCTGTGTTTGGTGGTGTCACATGTTTGCCTGGTTGTTTCTCGATGTACAGAATCAAGACTCCAAAGGGTTCTGACGGTTATTGGGTTCCGATTTTGGCTAATCCtgatattgttgaaagatATGCTGATAACGTTGTAGATACATTGCATaggaagaacttgttgttgttagGTGAGGATCGTTTCCTTACCTCTTTGATGTTGAGAACTTTCCCCAAGAGAAAACAAGTCTTCGTTCCAAAAGCAGCGTGTAAAACTGTTGTTCCTGACAAATTTAAAGTTTTGCTTTCTCAGCGTCGTCGTTGGATTAACTCTACTGTTCATaacttgttggaattggtttTGGTTAAGGACTTGTGTGGTACCTTCTGTTTCTCGATGCAGTTTGTTATTTTCATTGAATTGATTGGTACATTAGTTTTGCCAGCAGCTATCTCCTTCACAGTTTATGTCATTGTCGTTGCTATTATTTCGAAGCCTACTCCAATCTTGTCGTTGGTTCTTTTGGCCATTATCTTTGGGTTGCCGGGTTGTTTAATTGTCATTACGGtgtcttctctttcatacattatctatttcttcatctaccTTTTTGCATTGCCAATCTGGAATTTTGTCTTGCCAACCTACGCTTATTGGAaatttgatgatttcagTTGGGGTGAAACAAGATCAGTTGCGGGAGGCGATAAGGGAGACCACGGTAGCTCTACGGGTAAGTTCGACTCTTCCATGATCACAATGAAACGTTGGAAGGAATTTGAaagagacagaagaaacaaagaatcGGTTGGTCACACCAGCAACATATTGCCATTGCCAGGTGCCACATGGGATCCATCCAATTCggagaagttgttggatgaaACCTACTCTGAAGGGTCAGGATCGGGTTCCTTGCCTGGAGTACCCCTCTAG
- a CDS encoding predicted protein, with translation MSNVQQLTVGLSNLASESKRRYTDVRHGCDTALADCKLYQPNKSIHDITNEQHRQHIIAPFVASCRTGNAKIATIAIPTIHKLIMAGVVPSGSLGSLVDSLMEASHLAVDIQLRILQSLPSLMQNYTKEFTGELLVKLLALCSSLTTNNKSTVVINTASATLQQLFSNVFDKYKEHTEETERNLEITIDNNEIIKVDAIALEGFSVFQDITHAIENEKQTYLNDTIHMKVTSALEIIENILTNHKETFHSHQELAYLLRVKVIPSLLRILNSPHKNFPLITRTMRVIHVLLATQLKNLEIESEIVLSFLNHILLNNEGGAKVVNWEKILVLEMFKSLFTDFRVLKSIYETYDNSSRKKNVIHELVSILSTFLSYNSYLFNDIVKPLPKFPTRSDLSSAPTSHDGAYPIYLSKVSSTMKVAIIDHLDKSEPPLAIPQTYPVFLIYNILLAYADGIAKFVQSLSDNSDTNNLEADVEFTNAFIESCFTEISALFEKFIYTSMDDDAFHLLVRSLQRYTHTTGLLGLGKLRDKLLIIISTSVTRNTLNEETNNGSSSGFSEQGKQLFAFGESLVESFGATLQPHIGDGNSNNAQPVQLRSRYFNSRHVTCLRALANLAVSLGSTLQDSWKIIWKTFQWCDYFLYGPDEYSGYYNHKSYKNFTDSMLPQLSTSDISNYDFSRRKMFDSLSEYPAESFQRLLEALIQLSELSFESNESNESIDDDLEVCPYNKTFYLLKVLSFAENDSNQYLIKFDKPWDSFCKYFIKLGTRRDLNYNLRIFIITTFNDIVKSVADQGFKSADEITIRQTSEKSLGALNNYLVAMFELGIPQELLVLNCETELHLLTLTTLHELIDKYDTYYQSSWHTVFTIINTPFKTVGSLSEDNNLKEKNRLLIEKSFDTLKLILDEFMSSLPYDQLKLLIDTLHNFCSQHYDLNISFSSVSYFWMISDSLKSRISIVTEMNRDELNKEQEKLTNISELTAYIDTHDSKESYLFYILVDDYLLSTLVKLSFDDRAQVRDGSIQTFFQIIDVHGALLTASMSWDLFYRIVLPDLLSVKVINSANIGDWVESLNLILSGVIALYGKFMMDFNEIPKVHEKWERLIQYFNDLLDLKSIELNLKVFGSFQDLLISFRNVDISKIHEFNRIRTLLFKFWVGIPIEYDFVNVSYQESVTSLMDCFPALYNLIAGQLTLEEVNTILTVLNKCARNPVLPTSYLDNVRPSKLQSSVIKNLTIISSSDPKIQSQVIQQLSNILVYPFGIRSTIESKLSSNKLITNKFKIPTFIAISHISIKLLKTKLKELADSKVLVEDKGIIKVLKSLLEIISSKSVGIETEEQALWIEASEILKDLVEQLIKDKNVGGDKELWRLIINAVKLCYEYKDQGAIFEDFNIKQYQELSRMILPTLLEDSQHQELISDWIESIYRNSYLYEFDELETSIMAENESTEDLVTHFSNFDFDGSFGSTKPLVKHRNKITRFNCLTELIRFCQDPVNEQLNVTSQYYFACRASLCLRRFISDAKLLNRCPIAKVQEEELILVLNGLADIKSVTQENRDNLRKLYPLVVKLVPFTSRISGLDVLVEKVLHRF, from the exons ATGAGCAACGTCCAACAGCTCACTGTAGGTCTTTCAAACCTTGCATCGGAGTCCAAGAGGAGATACACGGACGTAAGGCATGGCTGCGATACAGCACTAGCTGATTGTAAATTGTACCAGCCTAATAAATCGATCCATGATATCACCAATGAACAGCACAGGCAGCATATAATAGCACCCTTTGTAGCGTCGTGCCGGACAGGTAACGCCAAGATTGCCACCATAGCCATTCCCACTATACACAAATTGATCATGGCAGGTGTAGTGCCACTGGGTAGTTTAGGAAGTTTGGTAGATTCGTTGATGGAAGCTTCGCATCTAGCAGTGGATATTCAGTTGAGAATTCTCCAGAGTCTTCCCTCATTGATGCAAAATTACACGAAAGAATTTACAGGCGAATTGCTTGTCAAGCTACTTGCGTTGTGTTCGAGTTTGaccaccaacaacaagtcaACTGTGGTTATCAATACTGCATCAGCTACTTTGCAACAGCTCTTCAGTAATGTGTTTGATAAATACAAAGAGCACACAGAGGAGACTGAaagaaacttggaaatcaCCATTGACAATAATGAGATTATTAAAGTAGACGCTATTGCCCTTGAAGGGTTCAGCGTCTTCCAGGATATCACTCATGCCATAGAAAACGAAAAGCAAACTTATCTTAATGACACAATCCATATGAAAGTCACTTCGGCTTTAGAAATCATAGAGAATATTTTGACGAACCACAAGGAAACATTCCATTCGCATCAAGAATTGGCGTATTTGCTCAGAGTGAAAGTCATACCTTCTTTGCTCAGAATTCTAAACTCACCACACAAGAACTTTCCTCTTATCACAAGAACTATGAGAGTTATCCATGTACTATTGGCTACACAATTAAAAAACTTGGAGATTGAGAGTGAAATTGTTTTGTCATTTTTAAACCATATTCTTCTCAACAACGAAGGTGGCGCAAAAGTAGTCAACTGGGAAAAGATTCTCGTCTTGGAAATGTTCAAATCGCTTTTCACAGATTTCAGAGTATTAAAATCCATCTATGAGACTTACGACAATAGCTCTCGTAAGAAGAACGTTATCCACGAGCTTGTATCCATATTAAGCACATTTTTACTGTACAATTCGTATCTTTTCAACGATATAGTGAAACCACTTCCAAAGTTTCCCACTCGTTCTGATTTAAGTTCAGCTCCTACTCTGCATGATGGCGCTTATCCTATATACCTTTCGAAGGTGCTGTCAACCATGAAAGTTGCTATTATTGACCACTTGGATAAATCTGAACCCCCATTGGCTATACCCCAAACTTATCCAGTCTTTCTCATATACAACATTCTCTTAGCATATGCTGATGGTATTGCCAAATTTGTGCAATCGTTATCAGATAATTCCGATACCAACAATCTTGAGGCTGATGTAGAATTCACAAACGCCTTCATCGAATCTTGTTTCACAGAAATCTCTGCTTTGTTTGAGAAGTTTATCTACACTCTGATGGATGATGATGCTTTCCATTTGCTTGTCAGATCTTTACAGAGATACACACATACTACTGGCCTTTTGGGCCTTGGTAAATTGAGAGATAAACTCTTGATCATTATTTCTACGTCTGTAACGAGAAATACTTTAAATGAGGAAACAAACAATGGAAGCTCTTCTGGATTCAGTGAGCAAGGAAAGCAGTTGTTTGCATTCGGGGAATCGTTAGTAGAATCATTCGGTGCCACATTGCAACCCCATATTGGTGATGGTAATAGCAACAATGCCCAACCAGTTCAACTTAGATCTAGATACTTCAACTCAAGACATGTGACATGTTTGAGAGCATTGGCTAATCTTGCAGTTTCTTTAGGTTCTACCTTGCAAGACTCATGGAAGATTATCTGGAAGACTTTTCAATGGTGTGATTATTTCCTTTATGGTCCTGATGAATATAGCGGATATTACAACCATAAACTGTACAAGAACTTTACTGATTCGATGTTACCACAGTTGTCTACTTCGGATATTAGCAATTACGATTTTTCAAGGAGGAAGATGTTCGACAGTCTTAGCGAATATCCTGCTGAGTCATTCCAACGGTTGTTGGAGGCATTGATTCAGCTTTCAGAGTTGCTGTTTGAA TCAAACGAAAGTAATGAATCTATTGACGATGATTTAGAAGTGTGTCCATACAACAAAACATTTtacttgttgaaggtttTGAGCTTCGCAGAAAATGACTCAAATCAGTATCTCATCAAGTTTGACAAACCGTGGGACTCTTTTTGCAAATATTTTATCAAGTTGggaacaagaagagatttGAATTACAATCTTCGTATTTTCATTATCACTACCTTTAATGATATTGTGAAATCTGTAGCAGACCAAGGGTTCAAGTCAGCTGACGAAATTACTATAAGACAAACTTCGGAAAAATCTCTAGGGGCATTGAATAATTATCTTGTTGCGATGTTCGAATTAGGAATCCCACAAGAgcttttggttttgaatTGTGAGACTGAGCTTCATCTTTTGACTTTAACAACGTTGCATGAATTGATAGATAAATACGACACTTATTATCAGAGTTCGTGGCATACGGTATTCACTATTATAAATACCCCGTTCAAGACTGTTGGCTCACTCAGCGAGGACAAtaatttgaaagaaaagaaccGTTTATTGATTGAAAAGTCATTTGAtactttgaaattgattttgGATGAGTTTATGTCTTCCTTGCCTTACGACCAATTGAAGCTTCTAATTGATACTCTTCATAACTTTTGTTCTCAGCATTACGATTTGAACATTTCCTTCAGTTCAGTTAGTTACTTTTGGATGATCAGTGACTCCTTGAAGTCGCGAATTTCAATTGTTACCGAAATGAACCGTGATGAATTAaacaaagaacaagagaagttgacgaACATCAGTGAGCTCACAGCTTACATTGATACTCATGATTCGAAAGAGTCATATCTATTCTATATATTAGTTGATGATTACTTATTGTCAACTTTGGTTAAACTTTCCTTCGATGATAGAGCTCAAGTTAGAGATGGATCCATCCAGACCTTTTTCCAAATTATAGATGTTCATGGTGCCCTTTTGACAGCGTCGATGTCGTGGGACTTGTTTTACAGAATTGTTCTTCCCGATTTGTTGAGTGTTAAAGTAATAAATAGTGCCAACATTGGAGATTGGGTCGAGAGCTTGAATTTGATCCTTTCAGGGGTGATTGCGCTCTACGGAAAATTTATGATGGACTTTAACGAAATTCCCAAGGTTCATGAAAAATGGGAAAGGTTAATTCAATATTTCAATGACTTGCTAGATTTGAAAAGTATtgaattgaacttgaaagtGTTCGGTTCCTTTCAAGATCTTTTGATTTCGTTTAGAAATGTTGATATTTCAAAGATTCATGAATTCAATAGAATTCGTACTttgttgttcaaatttTGGGTGGGAATTCCGATTGAGTATGACTTTGTCAATGTTTCATACCAGGAGTCCGTAACTTCACTTATGGATTGTTTTCCAGCACTTTACAATTTAATAGCCGGCCAGCTCACgttagaagaagtcaataCCATTTTGACTGTTTTGAACAAATGCGCTAGGAATCCTGTTTTACCGACTTCATATTTGGATAATGTCAGGCCTTCCAAGTTGCAAAGTTCTGTGATTAAGAATTTGACAAttatttcaagttctgatCCAAAGATTCAGTCTCAAGTCATTCAACAGCTCAGTAATATCTTGGTGTATCCATTTGGTATTAGGTCTACTATCGAACTGAAATTAAGTAGCAATAAGTTGATCACAAACAAGTTTAAGATTCCGACGTTCATAGCCATAAGTCATATTTCAATCAAGTTATTGAAGACTaaattgaaggaattggctGACTCCAAAGTCTTGGTCGAAGACAAGGGTATAatcaaggtgttgaagtcaTTGCTAGAGATTATTAGTTCAAAGTCTGTTGGTattgaaactgaagaacaGGCACTCTGGATTGAAGCTAGCGAGATTCTTAAGGATCTAGTAGAGCAACTTatcaaagacaagaatgTTGGAGGAGACAAGGAGTTGTGGAGATTGATCATCAACGCAGTGAAATTATGTTACGAGTACAAGGACCAAGGGGCtatttttgaagatttcaacatcaagCAATACCAAGAATTGAGCCGCATGATATTGCCAACTTTGCTCGAAGACAGCCAGCATCAGGAGTTGATCAGTGATTGGATCGAAAGCATTTACCGTAACTCGTATCTTTATGAGTTTGATGAGTTGGAAACTTCTATCATGGCGGAAAATGAATCTACGGAAGATTTGGTCACACACTTTCTGaactttgactttgatGGCTCATTTGGGTCCACAAAGCCGCTTGTCAAGCATCGTAATAAGATTACGAGATTCAATTGTTTGACGGAATTGATTCGATTCTGTCAGGATCCAGTCAATGAACAGTTGAATGTCACCAGTCAATACTACTTTGCTTGCCGTGCTTCATTATGTCTTCGTAGATTTATCAGCGACGCAAAACTATTGAACAGATGTCCTATAGCTAAAGTTCAAGAGGAGGAGCTTATACTTGTGTTGAATGGGTTAGCGGATATCAAGAGCGTCACGCAAGAGAATAGAGATAACTTGCGAAAGTTGTATCCGTTAGTGGTAAAGTTGGTTCCCTTCACATCGAGAATCAGCGGACTAGACGTTTTGGTGGAAAAAGTTTTACATAGATTTTAG
- the HIP1 gene encoding histidine permease — protein MILNGTTSDLEVGKEIQITTLDDNLRDYQVKLIALGSCIGSGLFISSASALSTAGPAGCIIGYVIVAFLIFFIVQALGELTSSYPVRGNFLAYSTKFIDESWGFAMNWNYCLQWLVTTPLSLVSASLTIEFWHTEVNTAVFVAIFYVIICIINIFGVRGYGYGESFFSVIKVVGILGFCVLAIVLIAGGGEQGYIGAKFWHNPGAFANSFHGVCNTLVNATFSFAGTELVAIAAASSPNPRRALNKALKQIFWRITVFYMLAIILICFLVPYNDPSLMGNSGSSASPFVIAIKNGGIKALPSIFNVIILLAVLSVANASVFASYRPLVALAEAGHGPKFLAYVDKKGRPIYSIMIALAFGLIGFVCASSQQATVFNWLLALSGLSTIFIWFSISLAQVRVNYACKVQGISTDNVPFKAMGGDYGAYFSMFVNILILIAQFYVALYPVGGEKLNANTFFQAYLAAPVVLFFYIIHKVWTRNWSLYIKADQIDVTTGRNIIDMDLVTQELYEEKTRMKEQPWYSRFFNFWC, from the exons ATGATTCTTAATGGCACCACTTC T GATTTGGAAGTAGGAAAGGAAATCCAAATAACTACATTAGATGACAATCTTAGAGACTACCAAGTCAAATTAATTGCATTAGGTTCATGTATTGGTAGTGGTTTATTTATTTCCAGTGCTTCTGCTCTTTCTACCGCTGGACCAGCAGGTTGTATCATCGGTTATGTTATTGTTGCTTTCctcattttcttcattgttCAAGCATTGGGAGAATTGACCAGTTCTTACCCAGTTAGAGGTAACTTTTTAGCCTACAGTACCAAATTCATTGACGAATCTTGGGGGTTCGCAATGAACTGGAACTATTGTTTGCAATGGTTGGTAACTACTCCTCTTTCATTAGTTTCTGCATCTTTAACAATTGAATTCTGGCACACGGAGGTAAACACAGCAGTCTTCGTTGCTATCTTCTATGTCATCATTTGcatcatcaacatctttgGGGTTAGAGGCTACGGCTATGGAgaatctttcttttctgttaTCAAAGTAGTCGGTATTCTTGGCTTCTGTGTTTTGGCAATTGTTCTCATTGCTGGAGGTGGAGAACAAGGATACATTGGTGCAAAGTTTTGGCACAATCCAGGTGCATTTGCTAACTCGTTCCATGGTGTTTGCAACACATTGGTCAATGCAACTTTTAGTTTCGCTGGTACAGAGTTAGTAGCTATTGCCgctgcttcttctcctaACCCTCGTAGAGCCTTGAATAAGGCACTCAAACAAATTTTTTGGAGAATCACTGTGTTCTATATGCTTGCCATCATTTTaatttgtttcttggtTCCATACAACGATCCGTCGTTGATGGGTAACTCAGGctcttctgcttctccTTTTGTGATTGCAATTAAAAACGGTGGCATCAAAGCATTACCGTCTATCTTTAATGTCATCATTTTGCTTGCAGTACTTTCAGTTGCTAATGCGAGCGTCTTTGCTTCTTATAGACCCTTGGTTGCTTTAGCTGAAGCAGGCCATGGTCCAAAGTTTTTGGCTTATGTAGACAAAAAAGGAAGACCAATCTACTCTATCATGATTGCTTTAGCGTTTGGGTTGATTGGGTTTGTGTGTGCCTCGTCGCAACAGGCTACTGTATTCAATTGGCTTTTGGCTCTCAGTGGTCTTTCTACCATTTTCATTTGGTTTTCTATCTCATTGGCTCAGGTCAGAGTCAATTATGCTTGCAAAGTGCAAGGTATTTCCACCGATAATGTTCCGTTCAAAGCCATGGGAGGCGACTACGGTGCTTACTTTTCGATGTTTGTTAACATTTTGATCTTGATTGCCCAATTTTACGTTGCCTTGTACCCAGTCGGAGGAGAAAAGTTGAACGCCAACACATTTTTCCAAGCTTATCTTGCGGCTCCAGTGGTTCTATTCTTTTACATTATCCACAAGGTGTGGACTAGAAACTGGAGCTTGTACATAAAGGCTGACCAAATTGATGTTACTACCGGAAGAAACATTATTGATATGGATCTTGTAACCCAAGAATTGTACGAGGAAAAGACTCGTATGAAAGAACAGCCGTGGTACTCtcgtttcttcaacttttggTGTTAA